The DNA segment AATTATTACACTGCATCATCCGAGCGGTACCTGTCTTCCTCAAATTCCAGCTTACACTCGGGATTGCGATTTCCATAGTGCCAGGGCCGTCTTATTGCCCAGTATTCATCCACTAGGCCAAGAAGATGAGTACCAATTTTTTTAAAAAAGGAAGGTTGCTTCATGCTTTCATGTTGACTGCAAATAACAGCATTAGCAACTAAACTTTAGATTTTTTATCCAAAATAATTAGGATGAATAAAGAATTCCTATTTACTATAGTAATATTAAGAGATCTTGGAATTTGAATCACCTCGAAAGCAGACTTTCATCCATGCTAGGCATGGTAACGCCTTATTATCATGTAGTGGTTGATGATAAATAATCTTATCGGGGATAAAATAAATGTAAAGTATAAATTGAACTTTATAATTTAGTTTCTAAAGAAAGAATAAAATGTTGCTTTGATCCTAAGGTTGAGTAACATTACTCTTAATAATAATCTTTAGTCAAAGCAAACCATATAAGTACAAACTTGTCGGAACTAGCGAAGCATAGAATTAGACATTTGTAGAATTTGTAAAGCAAAAACTCAATATATTGTAGACGATATATTGAATTATAATAGAAACAAGCATATGTTTTGAGGATATTTGTTTTATCTGGGGTTAGCTGTGAACACTAATCTAAAAATTTAGAGCTTATTACTTTTGAATTAAATTACTAAGATTTTTATTGCTGTTAGGTGTAAAAATTACTACATACTTAGAATAATTAATAAGGATATTGACTTAATAATAGCTTAAATTTTTATGTAGCAAGTATCTACTAAGTTAGTATAAACGTCTATATTATAATTAATTAATAACAAAACAAAGTATAGAATTACAACATGCTAATTTTGTATATATTTAAAATTCTTGATAGTTCTTAACCCCCCCCCCCTAATTAGGATTTATCAACTCTTTTAGAATTAGAGAGCTTTTAACTGCAGCCTGTCTGCTAATGACAATAGCAACCTAGATAGAAGTTACTATTTTTACAATTAGATTAAACATATGCTTATATTCTAATTTCAGTTTAGCTAAGTAATTCTATTTAGCTCTTCAGAGACTTCTACCTGCATTACTTTTGTTCAATATAAGTAATATTTATATTAGTTAAGATTTATATAAAACCATTAATACAATGATCCTAATATTTTCAAAAACAACCCAGCTATTTACTGGTACTTTTAAATATAAAATTAGTTTAATAATTTTTAGTTAAGATTAGAGAGCTATTTCTTTCTGTTAGAGAATGGTCTAGCAAATCCGATAAGACTGGTTTGACGTGGTTATTATAGTAGTAAATCAAAATTTTTAGAATTCTTATATTATAAGTATAAGGATAAAAACCTTGTGCTCAAGGTTACAATATCGCTATATTTGCCAGATCTTATCGATAACAGTCCTTAATCTCTATAGAGTTTACGATTCTTTCTATATGGGTTGGGGGTTTCTGGTCTCGTTTGCGAACCTTTTTGTGTCAGCCTAAATGATTTAACTCCGATTAGACCGAACGTTAGCGATCATTGGTCTCTGTGAGCTTGAGAGGCAATTGCCGAAGCCGTGAGTTGCCCTGTTGTCTATCACCCTCGTTATTCCGCAGAACTACCAAGTACCCATCGTTTTCCAATGGCTAAGTTCAAGCTATTGCATAACTTTCTGTTGGAGCAAGGGTTGATTGAACCAAAGCAGATTCACCTTCCCATAAGCATAGCCCGTCGTGATCTTGAACGCCTCCATCCCCAAAACTATCACGAAGCGTTCAGTCGTGACCAACTGACACGTCCAGAGCGACGTCGTATTGGGCTACCCACAACATCTGGCCTTATCCAACGTACATGGCTTGCCGTGGGAGGAACTTTATTGACTGCTCGCCTGGCTTTGCAGCATGGTCTGGCATGTCACCTAGCTGGTGGAACACACCATGCTCATCCAGAATTTGGTAGTGGTTTCTGCATCTTCAACGACTGTGCTGTGACAGCCCGCGTCCTTCTTCACAACAAGGAGGTGGAAAGGATCCTGATAGTTGATCTCGATGTCCATCAGGGAGATGGATCCGCAGCTTGTTTTCAGGATGAGGAGCGCGTCACTACCTTTTCAGTTCATGCTACCAACAACTTTCCCTTACAAAAGGTGGGTAGCGATATTGACATTCCCCTACCCGATAGAACCGATGATGCGTTGTATCTCGCTGCTATCGGAGATCGTCTACCCGAGGTGCTGGATGAACGTTGTCCACAGTTAGTGCTTTTCAATGCTGGTGTTGACCCCCATCGGGATGATCGACTTGGCCGCCTCAATCTCAGCAATCACGGGCTACTAATGAGAGACCGCTTAGTTCTTGATGCATGTCTACGACGTCAGATCCCCGTAGCAACTGTTATTGGTGGCGGCTACGATACGTTGGGTCCTTTAGTAAAACGTCACGCCATCATATTTCGCGTTGCAAGAGAGCAGGCGCGCCTCTTCGGTTTGGGTATAACCCCATAGCGGTCTTCATCCTAAATGGCCTAGCAGTGTAGAGAACACTTCTTTCGTAGCCCGATAATTCTAATTCATGTCTTTTGACAAGCAACAGCAAAGTTCTTACTTGTGTCTTAGTGTTTCGCAGCTGGACTAATACTAGTCAATTATGAATATTTAGTGATATTTGCAGATACCTCATAATCAAATCAATAACTGCAGGCTTAAAGCAATCAATATGCTTAGGAGTAGACCAGTACCAGCTTTGCACAAATCACCACCAACAGCCTGAATAAAACAGCCACCCTCAGGGTTTATAAGGTTTGAATCATACTGTTGCTGATTGATTCGTAAAGCAATCTCACGGCCGCCAATTAAGCCTAAGAAAACCCACGTGGTACTAAGGGGAAACGTTGATAAAGACGCCATACATAGCAAACATAACCCGAACAAAAGATCTATCATTATCACTGAACGCACGTCAAAGGTATTGGTCTTTAAACGAAGTAATGCATGAACTGGGCTGCCATCAGTAACGATTAACAAACTAAGTCTTAGGCAAAGCAGTAAGCTGCATGTAACCATAGGAACTAAGTCAAGTTCACGAGGCAGAAAGACAAACACACTGGCCAGGTCTTGTATTAGCCACATACTCCATAGAAATCCAGTACCAAGCCATTGCCAAACAACCCATACAAATCCGACAACTTGGCCATTCTGAGAAGAATAAAATACCCACCATTCCAGCATCCATAGACTAAAACTATATGTCCCAAGGCCAATGCCAAAAGCTAGGATATATCCAGTTAAAGAGATTTGAATCAATTCTAAAATATTACTAAATTGAAAGGTAGATAACATCAAAAACGAAGTACTAACAGGAAATCCCCATTGGGTGAGCACCAGTATCGCTAAGGGCGGCAAGATGTAAACCCAGGTAAAGACTTCGGGCATAGGAAAGTCCTGACCTGGCACACTGAGCCGTCCCCATGCCGGATCACCATCATTCAAGATCCATCCCCCCATTAAGACTAAAATAGTGATACTACAAAGGAAAATTATTTGTGTTATCTTAGGAATACGAGCCTTACAAGAAAAAAGAAAAGGTCCTAGCGTCTGTAAAGAATCGTTTGCAATAACAGAATATATTGCCAAGATAAAACCAATAATCGTCCAGACATTCATCTTAATCAAAGCCATAAAGCATGGGATTATATCTAGTATTTTTAGCATCTAAAACATATAGGAAATTTTAAATCTCTAGATTTTAACACTCACGAACATAGCTATTTAACACGTAACATACATCTAATGAAATAAATTAGTGATCTTTAAATCACTCCTGACCAGCAATAATGCTGGATTAGTTATGATAAATAGCTACTCAATCTCAGACTGAGTAGGTAAAATATTCATTTTCTTATATAGTAATAAACATTAAAAATCTATCTATGCAATGTTTGCAAAGTATTTTTTATTGATCTCAAAACTCGTATCAATAATTCTGTAAAAATAACCTTAAGTATTTCTAACAGCTAAAAGTTGGTGTTTTGAACAACTATTTTTTGTATTACTCATACAATTAAAACAGATTTGATGTTTAAATAAAGTAGATTTTATTTGAGCAAAAATTATCTTCTATATTTTGCTTGTAAAGTATTTCAATTTTTAATATTTTTATTATTAGTATCTCTATAATTAAAACTATTGTGTGTTTAATTATTTAATTTATATAAGTCTAAAGTTGATAAGAATATTTGATAAGGTATAGTTATACTTTAAAAAAAACTTTTTGGAAGAAAAGGTATAGTTAATGCATAGAAATATACTTAACTATTTTAATCACTTAGTATTGTATAATGAGCTTATTTTTTCTTATTATTTAATTTTTATTAGTTGTCTTATTCTACAAATATTGACAAGATAATAGAAGTCAAGATTAAAAATTAATCAACAAAGTTAGAGGTTTATTTCTTTATTTAAGTACTTAGAATTAGCTACTAAAACCTAATTAGTTTAAACTAGCTTAAGGTAAGTTATATATCTTAATAAAGTGAATAATTCTATAAGAAAAATTACTTCGTCTTATATAAGAGCATTCTAAGGCGCTTGATTGACAACAATTAACTCATTGACTCCAGGCAACTTAACTTAATAAGCAAGGTCCTTAATATCGGAACGATTAGGTATACAAATACAACCGGTGCTTGGGTAATATCGATGAATGTCTAGAACGCTGCGAGTATCCTCAAAATAAGGCTAAAGATCGAATCATAGGTCACTGCCCCAGATTTCTGGCGGTCCGAGGCGATAGATTCCAGCGGGTAACGGAACAGCATTGCCCGGGCTCCACATGAGATCAACCTCTTACTGCTGAGCGGTCCCGTTCGCGGTATTCCAGCTAACAAGCTGAGTTCCGTTGCGGTGCAACTCCACGGCCCAAATGCTGTTCCCATCTGGAAGATGCAAGCCTCTGCCTCCCTGCTTAAGAACATCTACTGTCGATATGCCTTGTTACTTAGGGAGAACGACAAAAGTAACCATTGGAACCTGTCGAATCCTCCTCTGTTGTTGCGAAAGCGTTCTTCCTCCTGGCTGCGTATAACCGATAACACAGAAGACCAGTACCCATTGCACAGTCTGAATTGATAGGGATGTCATATTTCTTTCAAAATCGGTACAACGATTTGCAGAAATGCACAGAGTCGTTGGAGCTTGTTTCTGTGTCTGGTCTAATCCCCATGCACGAATCACTGACCTCCCTCTGACTGAGCTAGTCACTTTTGGTATAGTTGCAACGAAGGATAAAGAAAGTCTCCTGGCCAACCAGCACACTATGAAGCCGGTCGAGCAAACGCGCCGGTAGCAGGAGCTGAAGCCTAATCTGTTCGGGGCGGGTCCTTATTGTCTAGCTATGGCTATAAATACTAAGCAAGAAACGTAGTACTGATTGCGACTAATTGATCTCCAATCGAAAGTTTGATAGTTGTAACTTCATCCATGGCTGCATCTTTTCAGAAATAGCCTTTTTTGGGGGTGTTATTTCCCCACCTTTAAGTTTGGATAAACGACTATGGCTTCCATAACATAGAAAAATGGCATTTGCAGTCGTTCCATGTAGGTCAGCTAACTACCTTGCTTCCAATATCCAATAGATTTTACTGGCCTGGTAGCTTGAAAGCTCCATTAAGCGATGTCTCTCTGTAAAATAAGAAAATAGGTTGCTCCTGACTTTACTTTCAACGCCATAGTAATTATTAGTTTTCACATGAGACACCATCTCTCTTCTGCAACATCTAACTCGCCAAGCAACGACCAAATGCCCAAGGATTGGAAAAACCTGTAAAGATAAGATTGCTTATACGGCTCAGATCAATGAATAAAAACAGCTACCTTATTGAAGCTGGTTTAATTGCCGAAGCAATCGAACTCCTGGCTGATCGACTACAACCAGATGTGATTAGGGCGGCGCGAAGAGATGATGTAGGTCAGCGCCATTTGGATCGCATCGAATACGCCCTTGGTACAATTGGTAAAGCATTAATTCTTACCGACTATACTATCGATCAGGACAAAGATATGGACAAGCTCAAAGCATTCCGAGAGTCACAGCAGGTCATGGAATAAGGCTTAATCAAGCTTTAGATCAACACGAATAGCCTCGATAAGCTCAGATTAATCAGCGGCGTCATCTTTTTTATCTAATTATTCATGACCAATTAATGAACCAATAATTAAGAATATTCAATTCATGCGGTAATAGTCGTTTTCGACAGTTCCGATTAGGAATTATCGGTCAGTTTAGTCCAAAGCTGGTTGCTGCATTTTCCTAAAACCATTAGCTAAAAAAGCAATGTGTCCCAATGAGCGCCTAACTTAATCTAGATTTTCACTGGAGGCTAAGACATCAAACGTCTACCAAGGATCATAATGAATTACCGTAGTTTTCAACGTATGACTTAAGGTCTCTCAAGGGAGAGTATAGCCAATGATGAGACGCCTCTTCAATGTCCTCTTTAAACAGGTTCAGCGCGTCAAAAAGGGTAAACGTTGAATTTTGGACGCAAATATGATTTTTCCTCTCATTAGTGATTACTATTGAGAACAGCTGTTCAAACCCGGGTGTCGCTGTCCTCAGCGCCTACTACTGACGACGGATCTTTGGAGAATGGGTTGCATCAAGACGGTCGGCGTTTAACTCTCCAACGCAAACGTGTACTCGAATTATTCGAGCGGCGTGGTTCTGGCTGTCACCTCAGTGCTGAAGAAGTGCATCAGCAACTCGTTGATCTAAAACTCAAGGTTTCTCTCGCCACGGTTTACCGTACCTTGCGACTTCTTGCCGATATGGATTTCCTGCAGGAACTGGAACTGAGTGAAGGGGGACGCCGCTTTGAGTTGTCTGTTGATGACCACAGGAAACACCATCATGTAGTTTGCATTCGCTGTGGACTTACTGAAGAATTCGAAAATGATCGTGTGCTCGAAGCAGGAGCCGAGGCTGCTCGCGAATTCGGCTTTAAGTTAATCGAATCAAGCCTGAACGTCCGGGCGATCTGCAGTGATTGTCAAACCTGAATCCTCAGAGCTTATTGCGTATGTTCATTGCAAGGCATCCAATAGTCGTGTCCCATACGATGGACGCCTTGGCAGCCAAGTTTGCGAGCTTGTTCCTCAGCTTGATCCCGCGATGGATACGCGAGAGAGCGGGGGTTTGTGGTGGAGTGGATTTGGATCAAACCCATGCTCATCGGTCCGGCAGTGAAAACCCCCATTGTGTTCACACCCACTGCAATTAATCCCATCCCCACAATCGCAGCATTAAACACACCCATGGCAACGACACCAACAGAAACAACGCCCATCGGCACAACACCAATAGAAATTACTCCCATCGGCACAATACCAATGGCGATGGTTCCCATCGGAGCTACGCCGATGGCAATTCGCTTTAGACGACTGTCGCAATCACGACCCACAGCCATAGATCAACGTTCCTGACCATGAGTGACATCGTGCCTTCTGCAAACCATCCATATGTCACTCATGCGGTAAGCACCTTGAGTACCCCCGCAGCCAAAGTCGGGAATAGCGGTTCTGGCCTCCGCTTCAGCTCTAAACATGGCTCACTCGGACTAGCGTGACCCACTTGGGCTGATCTTGTGTTGAGGGTTAGTAGTGGCTCTCAAGAGTATTAGATCCACTGCGCCAATCATTAGTCGAACAAAAATCATGAGTACACTTGACATCAAAGCCCCCTCTATCATGCCCGAGCAGATCTGAATCAAACCTGAAGAGCTCCCCCGCAGCTTGAGCCAGAGCCGGCCGTGCATCCAAAACAATGGCGGCCCGTATGAATCGGGTCATCGCTAAAATCGGCGTCGGAATTGACGAGGTCACGGAGGTGACGAATCAAGCCTGGCCGAGGCAAACTTAGTTGCTGGTTAAAATCGCAGTCGTATAGCCAACCTTCCCAGTCGATACTGAGGAGATGTCGACACATGACAGCTTCAAGGTTGGCTGGGTTGTAAGCCTTTTCGAGCACGCGCCAGTACTCCTCCAGACTATCGCTAAGTTCCAGCTGGCGAGCAAACCGCTGGATAGGCATATTGACCAGGGTGAGCAATCGATCAAACCGAATACCAAATCGAGCCAACTCTCTTTTGTAATCAGCCTCTAGGGCTGCTTGCGGGGCAGGAAGCGTCGCACCCGGCGGGTTATATACGAGATTGAGAGATCGCAACGGATCACCGTCCCCATAGCCGAGGGAATTGAGCTGACGCAGGCCGCTAATGCTCCGCTCAAACACGCCGCTGCCACGTTGGCGGTCAACGTTGCCGGCAGTGTGACAGGGCAGTGAGGCCATAATGGTTACATTGTGTTCTGCTAGAAAATCGGCGAGGTTTTCTTGACCCGGTTCACTCAGAATGGTGAGGTTGCATCGATCAATTACCGCCACCCCTGCGGTGCGAGCCTGAAGTACAAGCTGGCGGAATCCAGGATGTAGTTCTGGCGCACCTCCGGTGAGGTCCAAATATTTGATTTGGTGCCGCTTCAACGCTAAAGGGATGAGTTCCAACAGTTCTATAGCCATCATTTCAGTCCGAGTCGGGCCTGCGTTGACGTGACAATGAGCGCAGCTCTGGTTGCAGCGATAGCCCAAGTTGACCTGAAGCGTGGTTAATCTGCTTCGTCGCAGTGCGGGAAACAGTACAGAGTTGAGGGTCAATGTGACACACTCCAACGGGATCTTCTGATCTTTTCAGACCGAGTTGATAATCGAAACCTTAGATCATTCCAGTTGCAAGCAGCATTAACAATCAATCGCTTGAGTTATCTTGGTGTGGACGAAGTTACCGGATACAAAACAGGTTTAAGGAAATCCTCGTAATAAAGCCATCTTGATCTTGTTTCGGGTTTGAGTAGTCCCCCATACTGGATGCATTAGGATACCTTGTCTGACTTGCGCCGATTTCCTCCATCGATTCTAAGTCTGATATCTGAACTGATGGGTGATGAGTTGCACCTAATGGACACGCGTAAATCTAGCTAGATAATGCTGAGCCGTTTCAGACAATTTCGCCGATGTCGCAGTCAAAGAGTGCACTATTGTGGCCTCAATAAAGTTTTTATACGATCGCTAAAAAACAAAATCTTGGGCGCGCTAAGTTTCCGGTGGCACACTTATAATAGCGTCATTGTAAACCTGCGATAGTTTATAGGCAGAGTTTTACAGAAATTAAAGGAAATGGAAGCCTCGATTGCTCCATCCTATTCCCTTAGATATGATGATAGTGCAATAACCTCCCTTAATTTTCAATGCAGTTTAGAGGAGAAACAACTGCGTTCTAGTAGCAGGACGAGCCCGGTTAAGATCTGACCAGGGAGATGCTTTAGGTCGTAGATACAGTGATCTAGTCTTTGCCTGCATCGAGGATTTCGGAGTGATACGAACCGCTGTCTAGATTAGTTAAGCAAAGGTTGGAGTACTTACAGACGCCGTGTCCATAGCGAATCAATTGTCCCTAGTGAGCAAAATTAGCCAGGTTAACTGACTAAAGAGGGTGATTTCGCCCTAACTCAGACTGAAATGTAAGTCTGCGAATAAAGATTGTGTCAGAATTACTTGATGTGATAGTAAATAATTTAGCGTCAGTAATCAATTCAATCCAGACTGTGATTTATTCGCAATAGTAGAGGAATGCACCTTCGCCAGTTGCTGGAACCAGGTGATGTATTGATCTGGGCCACCAAGCATTAACACATTCAATTGTAAGGGGTCGTTCGCATCGGTTATTCCAGCTAGGAATGGATGACTGAGGCTGGGGCGATCCACTTCACCATGGCTGCTATCCACAAGCACCACCCGGTTGGCTCGTCCACTCCAAGTCCCCAATGTTTGAAGCAGGGTAAGAAAGCCACGATCACTTCCTCCACGCAACCAACCAGAATCATCGTCAGCACGGTTAGAGGTGACGGTGTCACCAACCCCTACCAGCAAAGGCATCCGTTCTGCTGGGATCCGATCTTGCACAAGCTTTAGCAAATCGGTTTGGTTATTTGGCGCAATGCGCACATTGAATTCCTCACCAAAAGGAACCTCCCCATAGTGACAGGCCATGTATTGATTGAGCAGAACCAGCAAACCAGCCTCTTTGAGTGAACCGCTAAGCATGAATTGGATATCCGTGGTTCCTACATCACCGGCAACCGCTGGCTTTAGTCGTTCCAAGCCATCGGCATCACATCCAAGGTTAGGGGCCACATGCAAAAAGAATGAGCCCGCCAGACCTTGCTGTACCGCTTCTGTCAATAGCTCTCCCATCAATTGCTGAAGCAAACCCTGTAATGCTTGCTGCCGTACTACATCATCAGGGATCTGTGCAAACACACCGTTGAGGTTCACGGTAGGGGACATCTGAGTATCGAGCACAGCGGTATGGGCCAATTGGGTCAACT comes from the Synechococcus sp. M16CYN genome and includes:
- a CDS encoding histone deacetylase, with amino-acid sequence MSCPVVYHPRYSAELPSTHRFPMAKFKLLHNFLLEQGLIEPKQIHLPISIARRDLERLHPQNYHEAFSRDQLTRPERRRIGLPTTSGLIQRTWLAVGGTLLTARLALQHGLACHLAGGTHHAHPEFGSGFCIFNDCAVTARVLLHNKEVERILIVDLDVHQGDGSAACFQDEERVTTFSVHATNNFPLQKVGSDIDIPLPDRTDDALYLAAIGDRLPEVLDERCPQLVLFNAGVDPHRDDRLGRLNLSNHGLLMRDRLVLDACLRRQIPVATVIGGGYDTLGPLVKRHAIIFRVAREQARLFGLGITP
- a CDS encoding Fur family transcriptional regulator; the encoded protein is MSLSSAPTTDDGSLENGLHQDGRRLTLQRKRVLELFERRGSGCHLSAEEVHQQLVDLKLKVSLATVYRTLRLLADMDFLQELELSEGGRRFELSVDDHRKHHHVVCIRCGLTEEFENDRVLEAGAEAAREFGFKLIESSLNVRAICSDCQT
- the arsS gene encoding arsenosugar biosynthesis radical SAM (seleno)protein ArsS (Some members of this family are selenoproteins.) → MTLNSVLFPALRRSRLTTLQVNLGYRCNQSCAHCHVNAGPTRTEMMAIELLELIPLALKRHQIKYLDLTGGAPELHPGFRQLVLQARTAGVAVIDRCNLTILSEPGQENLADFLAEHNVTIMASLPCHTAGNVDRQRGSGVFERSISGLRQLNSLGYGDGDPLRSLNLVYNPPGATLPAPQAALEADYKRELARFGIRFDRLLTLVNMPIQRFARQLELSDSLEEYWRVLEKAYNPANLEAVMCRHLLSIDWEGWLYDCDFNQQLSLPRPGLIRHLRDLVNSDADFSDDPIHTGRHCFGCTAGSGSSCGGALQV
- the stpA gene encoding glucosylglycerol 3-phosphatase produces the protein MQRLSSHQLLQELRGVKDLLIVQDLDGVCMQLVQDPLNRRIDASYVTAAAQFGDSFAVLTNGEHEGRRGVNRVVEQALGNDLHPARNGLYLPGLAAGGVQLQNRYGQVSNPGVSEAEIAFLTAAPHRMEELLRRGLSYLLPEFSPDQLTQLAHTAVLDTQMSPTVNLNGVFAQIPDDVVRQQALQGLLQQLMGELLTEAVQQGLAGSFFLHVAPNLGCDADGLERLKPAVAGDVGTTDIQFMLSGSLKEAGLLVLLNQYMACHYGEVPFGEEFNVRIAPNNQTDLLKLVQDRIPAERMPLLVGVGDTVTSNRADDDSGWLRGGSDRGFLTLLQTLGTWSGRANRVVLVDSSHGEVDRPSLSHPFLAGITDANDPLQLNVLMLGGPDQYITWFQQLAKVHSSTIANKSQSGLN